The genomic window TACTTCTAAAAATTTAGCATCTAGTTGTGAAATTTCCAAATTATTAAGTACGGTTTTAAAAATATCACTATGTTTTAATTGAATAGTTGAAATATTTACAGCAATAATTCCATCTATTAATAAATTCTCTTCTTGTAGTTTTTTCATAAAGGTTGTAGCAGTTTTTAATACAAAATCACCTAAAGGAATAATTAATTTAGTTTCTTCTGCATGTGGGATAAACTCACTTGGAGATATGATTCCTAAACTTTTATGATTCCATCTTAAAAGTGCTTCAGCCGCAATTATTTTGTTTGTTTTTATATCTATTTGTGGTTGATAATAAACTTCAAATTCATTATTCCTCAAAGCTTCACTTATTTGTTGTTTCATTAAAATTTTTTCAAAAATTTCACTGGTCATCTTTTTCTTGTAAAAATGATATTGATTTTTTCCTGCATTTTTTGCACTGTACATTGCGGTATCTGCTTGTTTGATTAACTCTTCAACATTTAATCCATTATCTGGAAACAAAGAAATTCCAATACTAATTGTTGTATCAAATAGATATTGTTCTAATTTTAATGGCTCCATAAAATCATGTAAAATACTTTTGGCTATTTTCTCAATATTTTTTTGTTCAATTATGTCTTCAATTACAATGATAAATTCATCACCACCAATTCTTGAAATAGTGTCATTTTTTCTTATATTTTTTTGTAATCTTTGAGCAACTAAATTGATAATTTTATCTCCAATAGAGTGTCCATAAGAGTCATTTATAAGTTTAAAGTTATCAATATCAATAAACAAAATTGCTAATTTTTGTTTTAAATCAATACTTTTATCAATAGATTTATCTAATCTTGCTTTTAACAATAATCTATTTGGCAGATTTGTAAGTGGATCATGATGTGCTAAATATTCTATTTTTTCATTTGATTTTTTGATTTTTGAAATATCCGAAAATAATGCTACATAATTTAATATTTTTCCATTAGAATCTTTTACAATGCTCAGATTTAGCCATTCTGGATAAATTTCTCCACTTTTTTTACGATTCCAGATTTCACCTTTCCAAGAACCATTTGTTTGTAATTCAAACCATAATTTACTATAAAATTCACTATCATGTCTTCCAGATTTTAATATTTTCGGGCTTTTATTTTTAATCTCTTCAAAAGTATAACCTGTAATATTTGTAAAGGCTCCATTTACAGAAATAATTTCATTATTTTCATCTGTTATTATGATTCCTTCAGTGGTATTTTCAAATACAATATCAGATAATTTTAATTTTTTTTCTATTTTTTCTTCTTCTGTAATATCTTTAAAAATGCAGTGAGTTCTTATTTCATCATTAATATTAGATATATTTCCTGTAAAACTTGCAATAAAAATATCATTATTCTTTTTTTTCATTTTTATGCGTTCGTGTTCTATATGTGTACCACTTAAAATTATTTGAAATTTTTCTTTTAAATATTCATAAGGCTCTTGCGTAAAATTTATAAATTTTTGGCCTATTACTTCATCTTTTTCATAACCTGTAACTTCAAGCCATTTTTTATTTACATTACAAATAATTCCTTTTTCATTTAATGATTGATAAGGATAAGGTGCTTCTTCATATAAAAATTTGAATTTATTTTCAATTTGTTTATTTTTATTTGAAATTTCAGAGATATTTGTAAATAGAAGTTTAATGATTGAATTGTCCAATAAAACAGTATTTAAAATTGTCAATTGAAATAAATTATTGTTAATTTCAATTATTTCATTTTCTTTAAAATCATTAAATTTGATTTTTCTATAAATTTCTTCCCATTTTAAAGCAGGAATAATAGTTGTGATATCATTATCAATTTTAATATCAAATAATTTTGCAGCTTTTTGGTTGAACCAATAAATTATTTGTTCTTCATCATCATCAAAAAGCTCAATAACTGCTTCATTTAGAGAATTAAAAGTATTTTTTACATCTTTAAGTTTTGATTCTAAAAATAAATTGTAATTCCCTTTTATATTATTTAGAATATCTTTTGAAGTAATCATAAAATATTCAAGATTTGTTTTATCAAAAATAACAGCTCTTCTTATATCTTCTTGTTTCATTTTATTTACTACATCAAATAACAACTCTTCTTTTTCAAAACTTATGATATTTTTATGCATGAATTGTTGAATATTTAACGTTGTATCAATGTGCTTTTGCGCAAGATTTATAACATCACTTTCTGTTAAAATTCCAATAGGATTTTCTTTATCAAATATCAATATAGAACCGATATTCCTTTCACTCATTAAATTTATTACAGTTTGAATATTTGATTCTTTTTGTACAAAAAAGGCTTTTGAATTATTTTTTATTAACTCTTTAACTTTAATATTTGTCTTAAATAAATCCTGCTCAAATTCAAAAATAATTTTTTCTTGAATGATTGAACCCAAATAATTATCTTCTTTATCTAAAATAAGAACTCTTCTAATATTGTGATTTAGCATTAATCCCAAAACATAATTTATCTCTCTATTTTGTTTAGATGTAATTAATTTTTTATTAGCATAATTAATTGCTTTTTGATTTAAATCTATGTGTTTTGCATACAAAAATAGAATGTCTCTTTCTGTAATAATTCCAATCGCTTTTTTTTGTTTTAACAAAATAAAATGTTTGGTTCGATTTTTAATCATTAAGTCTAAAACTTCTTGCAGTGTTAGATCAAAATTTGTAGAATCTTCTAGTGGTGAAATTAACTTAATTAAGCTCATTTTTGTCCTATTTTTCGAGAGAAATTGAGGGTTAATCATATCCAAAAAGAGCCTAATTAAAGCTAACACAATAAGTTTATATATCAAAATTTACATAACTTTAGATATAATCCCAAACTATGAAAAAGAACAATATAATATTAATAGGTTTTATGGGTGTTGGTAAGGGTACAGTAGCTCGTG from Arcobacter venerupis includes these protein-coding regions:
- a CDS encoding EAL domain-containing protein; this encodes MSLIKLISPLEDSTNFDLTLQEVLDLMIKNRTKHFILLKQKKAIGIITERDILFLYAKHIDLNQKAINYANKKLITSKQNREINYVLGLMLNHNIRRVLILDKEDNYLGSIIQEKIIFEFEQDLFKTNIKVKELIKNNSKAFFVQKESNIQTVINLMSERNIGSILIFDKENPIGILTESDVINLAQKHIDTTLNIQQFMHKNIISFEKEELLFDVVNKMKQEDIRRAVIFDKTNLEYFMITSKDILNNIKGNYNLFLESKLKDVKNTFNSLNEAVIELFDDDEEQIIYWFNQKAAKLFDIKIDNDITTIIPALKWEEIYRKIKFNDFKENEIIEINNNLFQLTILNTVLLDNSIIKLLFTNISEISNKNKQIENKFKFLYEEAPYPYQSLNEKGIICNVNKKWLEVTGYEKDEVIGQKFINFTQEPYEYLKEKFQIILSGTHIEHERIKMKKKNNDIFIASFTGNISNINDEIRTHCIFKDITEEEKIEKKLKLSDIVFENTTEGIIITDENNEIISVNGAFTNITGYTFEEIKNKSPKILKSGRHDSEFYSKLWFELQTNGSWKGEIWNRKKSGEIYPEWLNLSIVKDSNGKILNYVALFSDISKIKKSNEKIEYLAHHDPLTNLPNRLLLKARLDKSIDKSIDLKQKLAILFIDIDNFKLINDSYGHSIGDKIINLVAQRLQKNIRKNDTISRIGGDEFIIVIEDIIEQKNIEKIAKSILHDFMEPLKLEQYLFDTTISIGISLFPDNGLNVEELIKQADTAMYSAKNAGKNQYHFYKKKMTSEIFEKILMKQQISEALRNNEFEVYYQPQIDIKTNKIIAAEALLRWNHKSLGIISPSEFIPHAEETKLIIPLGDFVLKTATTFMKKLQEENLLIDGIIAVNISTIQLKHSDIFKTVLNNLEISQLDAKFLEVELTETFIMENVEESKKILKNLKKLGIKLSIDDFGTGYSSLSYLKQFPIDKLKIDKSFIDEIPNSSKDIAITRTIITLAKQLGIKVIAEGVEKIEQKDFLELENCDEIQGWIYSKALKEEEFIKFIQNFK